CAGTACAGGTTTGATgttattaatatcatattattattattaaattaattattcgtaaCAGTCCACATTCATATACTTTACCGCGCTATAGTGTGCACGTTAACTTGCCATATTAATTgatgaattttgaatttattgaaatatttatattctcaATCATGTGCCATGATTTCGTCATTTAATAACTGACAATTAcctttgtgaaataaataacaaacctaAGGATATACTAGTTTTGGACAGTTTATTTTGGTTTTGGAGATCAAAATTAATTAGTAGTCCAGGGTGCAAGGCATTAATTGGAACTAAAGGCTTAACAGACTGTGATATCAAAACTAGGTTATAAGATACGGCCAAATCGAGAACCTTGCATTATCTACTGGTTATAGCATTAAATTGCCCCAAGCCTAGTACTAATAACTCTTCTGCAAGCAAGTATTTATCATTAGCAGTGATGGTGACTGGGATGAACGATTGATTTTACAAGACTTTCAGGAGATAAGTACTTCTGTTTTACTAGTTTTAGAATATCACCGATGAAACTAAACAAATCCtcggtattatttatttcaatattcagTTCAATGAGTAAATTACTTAgttgtaaagaaaatgaaaggCCTTTGTTTACAGAGATAAATTGCACGGTCGGATTTGTTTAGGTATATTTTGAGCTAATGGTCTTACGCAGTCGACTGGaaatggattttaaaatataacagagaaaaatatataactatacttttattttatctaacgTTTCTTCtcttttaatattgatttatttacgtttacgataaattaattagtaatcCTTCACTGACCTGCATTTGTTGACAGTAGACACAGATTTGAAACGCACGTTGTCCATTTTGCAAACACGTTCCTCGGACAGCAGGATTCGACAAATTATTATTGCAAACATTACCCCCGAAGAAGTTTGGATGATTGGTTATTTCGTGATTATATCGTATATTATTGGTATTGCAGTCTAAATTTGGTCTCACTGTAGGGTAATGGGGACAAATTTGTGTATAAACACCTCCGACTCTCGGTGGTCCAGTCGTAAAAttaagacatttatttttagatgcaATTACATTCTGCGTATTTAAATGCTGTGCATTCTGTTTTGTAATTTCAAAGTTCTTGTTAATCGATTGTACCGTACTGTGTAACTTGGATGTTaagtaaaataaagatatattgttGTAATACTTGGATTTTTCTTTGGTCCATTCAAGCATTTCGAAATAAAGCGGTTCTATATGTTCAAACGAACACTCTATTGATTTCGCTTTGGCAATTCTCATAGTACATTCTATAAAATTTCTAGCAAATGTAAAGTTGGATTGTGTGTGGACTTGTGGGACAAACAGAGTCTCAACGACAAGAGATGATAAATTGAAGAAGTggtgttttatttgaatgtaatgTTTCCTGCGTTTTTCTATGAGCATCGCATTACCCGTGGTATGCGCATTAACATAGTGTCGGTATGCTCCTAAAATCACAAGCAAGTGGTCAGACaccttgtttattaattttttaaggtAAGCCGACATTATTTCGTTGTCGTTAGTCGGGTCGAAGTTATTGAGGCTAGTTACTGTATTTACTTGTTCAGGTATAGATTTTTGGGATATACGTTCGTATTGTACATCAGGTATTGCATTTATATCATGTGTGCTTTGTGAGTCAATATGAAAATTCTcaacattatttagattaacACTTTCTTTGTTTTGTACTTTATTCTTTGGTAAAACATCCTGTTCATTAGGTTGAGATTTTTTTGCATCAATgggtttttgtgtatttttactaGTTTCTTCAACATTTTTAGATGTTACGCTGTCGtccttttctttatttttaataacacaatcattttctatatctatatcttcttTAATATATACTTCTTCATCTGaggaatttataatatcaatttcGTGGTGGAAACTTTCTGCTATTAAAGACTTATCGATACGTTGTTTTTTGGAAGACGAACAGCACTTTTCTTCATCACTATCATCATCAAAAATCGTTACGGTTTGTATTGGAGCACTGAAGTCAAACATTGCCATTTGAGAGAGTATATTATCTAAAAAGGAAAAAGGCATGgcataaatgaattatattactatttcgTCTTCTTTTATTCAAATGAATGGCGACACAAGGAATTCACTCATTGATAcgaatattcataaatattagcaaaactagctaaactttaaataacaaagtactGCGTAATATTGAATCTCGCTCTCCACCTTAAGATATTGAGTCTCATTAGTTCCAGTAATTAAACTGTCTACAGTATTCTTATAACCGGAACGCAACATGCTAGATAATATTTcttggaggcagaaatagatattgttatGGTAATTACTCTCTTATGAAGGGCAGGAGCTCTTACTAAAATTGTAAACGTGATTGTTTGTAACGATATTTggatattaatttgaaataaacgcACAACCCTTCAGCTTATTTAGATGCAACTTAGATTACACATAGAGTATCCTGGTTTTAAACTTAGACTACATTTATCCCGATAAAATACACAGTGCgacatttatattgaaaaagttCTTAATGCGGGTGGATCCTAGAGATCAAGCAATacgtagaataataaaaatgcaactAACTCAGACAACTTTAAGAATGTTACAGTTAGTTCGTACTAATTGCTCTTTCATGTCATTTAAACTCTTGTGaaagtaaaaaacataatagacTCACCTGCCATCGTTAAAAGTTGTTGTATTGACTGTATATTTTACTTCACGAAACTGTAAAAAGAAATGTTACAAATGTCGACATCATACTTAAATTTAGAGAAGATGtataaatcattatgtaaacAACAAACTGATCAATGAGCATATTGCATAGTCTGGCGAGCGAGTCGGGGCACAGAAAGTATGGCGTATATTTTTATGggatcaaaaaaatatatatttaagtaataaaattataactataagATACATCCATCTCTTTTACCTCGCGGGGTTACAAACCctggatttttttaatttgccgtCATATTTCTGTTGACTACTTGTTGGCCAGACACTAGAATGCATTACATATAACATATGATGATTTCGAAAAACCAATAACTATTATAGATCAAGACGGTAGTTCATTTTGGGGTAAAGTCTGGTCAGTAATAATCATGTAGGGGCAATATGCCTAGTAAataggaaattaataaaattcgtaattttGGCAAAAAACGGTAAGGTACTGGATATCAGTGCATTTACACTGTAAATACGTCTGTCAGGAAGCCGAGTGGGTAATAGATAAATAGCAACTGGAACGCGCGGTAAATGTGACacgattatatttatttgtttaataagtattttttcacTAAGTAAATAGTTGGGAAAATCATCTGGCAACATGTGCTATTAAAGAGTTGTTTATTGTAAGTTGTCAGTTGTCACATGTCAGTTTGACACTCCAACTTCGCGATCGCTTGCGCTGCTCTGCCATCAGCGAACAAAACTTATACTTAGTCGTTATAATCGGTACTTATTTACctaaattcaaaaatgtttattcgtAACATGATTcactcataatattaatatatacaataggtcttaaaatattatcacataACCTATACTCACTCATTCTTCGATCGCGTGaactacagaaaaaataatttacgtatAAGATTTTTGTACAGCAAGGCTGCCCAACCAATATTGGAAGTGGGCACAGATTTTGCATTCAAAACTGCCTGCGGGTCACATATCAGTGGgtatatttattgtcataatggtataaaataaaaaatatattttttgagcTATGGAAGCTTTAATCGACGGTTAATTAAATTGATGACATAAATGTCAACGAGAGACCTCTGTAGGGGGTTTTGAGCTtctaattttgtaatgtttggTAACAAAACAACAGTGGTCTGGTCAACTCTTGGCGGGCAAATGCAAATGCGTTGGCGGGCCACGATGCGGGCCTGGGCTTGGACAGCCTTTTTGTAAAGTATAAGTGGCagtaaatttattaagtatattatattattcaactAAAAACATAATGATCCGACATAATCGAGAAGTAAAACACTAGAACAATAATGATAAATGGGTACATACCGAAGTTCCTAAAAGGAGAAATCCAATGACACGTCCTGATCCCCCTTTTGGTGTTTACTCCATAAGTCTTTCGAACACTCCTAGTTACCGCTGAAATATTGGTTGTGAATTGTGCACATTACTGCACATGTTAGATGGCAAACAAGCAGGTAAGCGCAACGGTTTACAGTTTAGTGTTGCTAGTCTTTAAATAATATCTGCCCGCGATGTATGACAgcaaattatttcaattatttactgGAATAAAACCAGAAATTGAATAAGGTTTACAATAACAATGACAATAACACTAACTTCCTATGAACGAGAGTCCGTGATTTATTTTGATCAGACTATTCATTGTTAGCCTGACACGTTTCGGcttttacaaacacaccggactttcgggtgagaGCTTTAGGCGCTCGTAACCCTTGAAatttaagtgaccatgctgagggcaaacTACTAACGGGTAAAGAATTTCGGCTCAGAACAGCCGCTGACAGagaatgagacatcaacgataaGGTTTAGTAACTTTACGCTATGGCATTTTTATCACGCATACTTACCCATAGTAGAGTAGGTAGATGAATCATTTTTATGAGGAGCCTGAAAGATTCGAGATTGAGAATTTTTGGTTGCAATTTTCATAGCTATTCTAAACGCACGATACATAACCTAGAATTAGGTAGTTTCGAGATGTAGGGTAACACTATATCTACCACAGGACGTAGTGCTTTGAATGCAAAAACATTGGAAACCTGCTTGATTGCAGTTTCGAGTAAATTCATAATTGATTGCGAAAGCAAACAGAAACAAAATAAGTCGTAGACTGAGTATAGACTGTTGAATAACTCCTATTCACTCCCAGTTTAGAAAGGGATGCTATAAGTATAGAGCGTATCGCTTGTAAAAGAAGAGGATAGaaacgtataataaaattgtggtCCAGTAGAGCGTACTGGTTTTTTCAAAAGTGAAATAGCTAGGAAATAGCACACATAATGGTTGTgcttagtattatttatttgagagtggcaaaaaactattaaaagtgTAAATAACTTCACTACATCCATTACAAAATTGTGCAGTGTCGCGTACTTGGTTGTAGAAGTTATAATAATGTAGAAATAACACGAATATCATTCTGGATGCGTAGGTATATAATTTGTCATAAAACCTTGCAACGGAAAAAGCACTGTAATAAATTGTAGTACCCAATACGTTTGTTTATCtcagttttattgaaataaaaaatataaagtatagtatagtttataactttttaaaattcattcataGCCATGGATACATGTCTTTTAGTCGAGTTTACAACCTAAAATGATAGTGTTGCAAGAATGAGATTGTAGTATTACCCTATTTTTACCCAGTGGTACTGACTATgcgttaaaataaattcaccacgtgttattttataatgtatttttacgaACGCTACTATTAAATCAAATCGTCGAGAAGAAACTCGAGCATAATGTTCATATGATTCGTTTCGATACCTCGTTGTAATATTATGTGAATGTTTCTAATTTCAATTCAATTGGTGAATCATATCGTACACATcttcaaaaacattaaatttagaTCCTCATGAGTACTTAATTCTTAAAGTagagttaattttataacttatttcagTTTACCGGTTAATCCTTATTTGCAATCAAAATGGATTGCTGCCACTGGTCGAGTCAAATGGCTTACGATAGCCTTCGAAAATTTGCAGTTAAACATTTTCATGCAAGACACAGATTAAAGAAGAAGATTAGAAGAAGACATACGTGCATTCTGATGTCGTTCCAGTTATTAGGGCAACATGAATttataaactagctgacccgacagacgttgtcctggcctaactatgaatattgaattacaattggtataattagttaaaaatatattattcaaaaacatagtgtttattattgtaatgcagACTACCGTCCATCACGGGGGTCAACCGAAGGTGTGCCCCCTACTGCCTGTAGGTAATAAtcaaatgttataatttgtttaaaagtgGTGGCGCAGCTACGTTGCCAAGTTTGGATTCCGTTTATGTTTAACGTATAGAGTAAGGCGGATCCCCTAAAGTTTAAGGAGCCCGTATCATTGCGAACCGTTAGTATTATAATGACGCAAGTGCAAAAAACCACACACATCGCCGGTAAACACACGAAAGTCGATGTCGCATCCGATAGTTTGTCACTTTTTAAATGTTGTggattataaagtttatttaacgGTTTTTGACAGCCATAAATTACAGAAAATGTAGAGCGGTTTATTTAATGTTACCTTTAATTACAGTATtggtaaagaatttaattctagtgttctcgcagttgaagaaaaacgtaaaaataattaataatcatggatatttcggcctttaaaatttaatatgacgaaattttaaaggcagaaatatccatgattattaattatttttacgtttttctttcaactgcgagaactaatcactaactagacgtgaatttaaattctttacttgccaatacttgtttagttacccagattaaaggtgaaacaaaatgtatgaaaatggaccttgaggtatcgccttaaatcgAATTTGTTGATATAATTGACAATTTCCCACCCCGGACCAATGTGTTAAGTCGGCCCTGTTTGCAAGaattactgtttatggacacTCATGATGGCTTTGTGCATTCAGTAaacttgttattaataaatgttaggAATTAGTTgcaatgttacttatattgtgtttttatttattatagataagcttattttatatatttatcttttttctcagtgtcatattaccgtgatgcacctaccttgattatctctgcaccaccctaaggttgactggtagagaatgcctatggcattaagtccacctgtatacatttgtacattaagtgcaataaataaataagtatacaaaatgtatatataataataatatcagccctgtattatactctGTCCGACTACTGGGGACGGGtttcgtctactactgagaaggatcttcacacacccttaaacttcctatacagaacttcgcaggtatgcaggtttcctcaggatgttttccttcactattaaaaaaagcgataattcttaaataatacacatcattttaaatagTTAGAGTTGTGGACCcatgggattcgaacctgcggacattcgtcacgtcagtccgtcccacacccaactatCACCACTTCTTGTTGTGTAAggtattgttattatataattaataagtcaCATGTAATACAATATGCAACGATTTTACTTCAATTTCTAATCTCTTGATTTTTAATAGCCGGTCGATTTATTTATCGTAAGCCGTGAATAATCTCTAAGAATGTTATTGATCAATGCCAAgaataacagtggcgaagggtgaaaattttcaaaaggtaacccgaggaaatatttttttccacagttaacatgtaatacgctgttcacaataaattaaaatcaaaaaaatattataatacataataatttccttctaacataaacattatttctaaactctaaatttaacaaataatcacatattttgaacataggtacttatctaaaagagcccaacaaaaattaataacccacactatacacaaacactaatattatacattctaaattattaaaaaatttcgcgccaatggcccaacattaagccgcaaattctcgggttaccctgaagtacacatacacgcacgcacacatttatttttacgtcacttccaaaagattagacaaagacaccgcgctgcgtgtaaaagagacaacaatatcgcgagggaagctatgcgcggccgggttcacttcgaacactataaggcgcgagcactgcgcgcgagttacgatttaacgaactgataataatatgaactatgtaccgtaatcgttggagtattgatttaatgaaataagtataggatgacttgtttgaatatactattattatatagttatgtttttcatttattattttaagttaatttacaaaaggtaacccggtaggaatcggcttgtatggacgcttcgccactgaagaATAATAAACGTTGTTAGAAATCTTTAATTACACATAACAATGGCGTACATCTGTGGAAAATGTTTACTGAATCACAAATAAAGTTTTGTGTCTTAAAGTTATAGGTAATAAATGTCTACATCTGAAGAAAACCAGGAATGGTGTTTGTGCAATTCTGAACAATGCTTATCGATTCTAGCGTCCAGGGACAGATGGCCATCGCAAGTTCTAACACGTAGtatctttttttgtttattgctttgaatgacgagcttgcgcttcgcctgatggtaagcgata
This portion of the Manduca sexta isolate Smith_Timp_Sample1 chromosome 14, JHU_Msex_v1.0, whole genome shotgun sequence genome encodes:
- the LOC115447887 gene encoding uncharacterized protein LOC115447887 codes for the protein MADNILSQMAMFDFSAPIQTVTIFDDDSDEEKCCSSSKKQRIDKSLIAESFHHEIDIINSSDEEVYIKEDIDIENDCVIKNKEKDDSVTSKNVEETSKNTQKPIDAKKSQPNEQDVLPKNKVQNKESVNLNNVENFHIDSQSTHDINAIPDVQYERISQKSIPEQVNTVTSLNNFDPTNDNEIMSAYLKKLINKVSDHLLVILGAYRHYVNAHTTGNAMLIEKRRKHYIQIKHHFFNLSSLVVETLFVPQVHTQSNFTFARNFIECTMRIAKAKSIECSFEHIEPLYFEMLEWTKEKSKYYNNISLFYLTSKLHSTVQSINKNFEITKQNAQHLNTQNVIASKNKCLNFTTGPPRVGGVYTQICPHYPTVRPNLDCNTNNIRYNHEITNHPNFFGGNVCNNNLSNPAVRGTCLQNGQRAFQICVYCQQMQGNMMQHAASTTGGSHTTSMDPINYNAG